One segment of Thermosynechococcus sp. HN-54 DNA contains the following:
- a CDS encoding DUF3531 family protein, whose translation MNVIFREVDPFDLWIWVEFAAPPSSIEQQYLEEVFNSWFFLGKLGGFNAENLQVQETGLDLSHLEYDHAQADSSMMAVMHNMGEFEYNDCWARCWFDLGTSDALALDVLINALNQFSEDYVPLKTLVIGGDNPEWPIATSEQREMIEQSAWN comes from the coding sequence ATGAATGTGATCTTTCGCGAAGTCGATCCCTTTGATTTGTGGATTTGGGTGGAATTTGCCGCACCACCCTCTTCTATTGAGCAACAGTACCTTGAGGAAGTCTTTAACTCGTGGTTTTTCTTGGGGAAACTGGGGGGCTTTAATGCCGAAAACCTTCAAGTCCAAGAAACTGGCTTAGATCTCAGTCACTTGGAGTACGATCACGCCCAAGCCGACAGTTCTATGATGGCGGTGATGCACAATATGGGCGAGTTTGAATACAACGACTGCTGGGCACGCTGCTGGTTTGATCTTGGCACCAGTGATGCTTTGGCCTTGGATGTTCTCATTAATGCCCTCAATCAGTTTAGTGAGGACTATGTGCCCTTAAAAACGCTCGTGATTGGCGGTGACAACCCCGAATGGCCGATCGCCACCAGTGAACAGCGGGAAATGATTGAACAATCGGCGTGGAACTAA